tgaatttttatcaaatCTTACAATTTTGATTAAACCAACTTCCAGATGTCCCAGGGtgctattaatttttaaacttgatgcaTGATGCAACCTTGTATGGACTTGGACATCTAGGTCGATGATGACGGACCGGTACATTCGggggctaaaaaaaaatataaaaaaaaaacgaaatatataactaaaatttaaaaacatttcttacagaCACTCTAAACCACCAAAAAGAAGTgactaacaatgaaaaaaaagaaacagcaacGCAGCGCAAAAGAAGGTTGGAAAAGGCTCGTGACAAATATGCAGCTAAGAAGCTTAACGAAGATGTTCAATCCAAACGAAGAAAATTAGTGACAGAAAGGGAACGTTCTTCACAACGTCGTTTAAACGAAACCCCTTCAGAACGTAAAGTTCGCTTAGCAGCAAATAGGTTGAAAAATTCACAATCTCGCTCAATCGAGATTTCTGAAGAACGTAAAGCTCGCCAAGAAAGAGATCGGCAAAGAAATTCTGAACGTCGAGCAAATGAATCCAAACAGAAACGTAAAGCTCGCCAAGAAAGAGATCGGCAAAGAAATTCTGAACGTCGAGCAAATGAATCCAAACAGAAACGTAAAGCTCGCTTGGCGATTGAGCAGCAGCGGAGTTCTAaacgtcgagctgaagaatctgaAGAACAACATGAAACTCGCTTAGCGATTGAGCAGCAGCGGAGTTCTAaacgtcgagctgaagaatctgaAGAACAACATGAAACTCGCTTAGCGATTGAGCAGCAGCGGAGTTCTAaacgtcgagctgaagaatctgaAGAGCAACATAACACTCGCTTAGCGATTGAACAGCAGCGGAGTTCTAAATgtcgagctgaagaatctaaAGAACAACACGAAGCTCGCCTGACGATTCAACAGCAACGGAGTTCTAAATgtcgagctgaagaatctaaAGAACAACACGAAGCTCGCTTGGCGATTCAACAGCAACGGAGTTCTAAATGACGAGCTGAAGAATCTAAAGAACAACACGAAGCTCGCTTGGCGATTCAACGGCAACGGAGTTCTAaacgtcgagctgaagaatctgaAGAACAACATGAAGCTCGCTTAGCGATTGAACAGCAGCGGAGTTCTGaacgtcgagctgaagaatctaaAGAACAACACGAAGCTCGCTTGGCGATTCAACAGCAACGGAGTTCCAAATGTCGATCAGAAGAATCTAAAGAACAACACGAAGCTCGCTTGGCGATTCAACGGCAACGGAGCTCTAaacgtcgagctgaagaatctgaAGAACAACATGAAGCTCGCTTAGCGATTGAACAGCAGCGGAGTTCTGaacgtcgagctgaagaatctgaAGAACAACACGAAGCTCGCTTGGCAATTCAACAGCAGCGAAGTTCTCAGCGTCAAATGATCAAAGTTCTAGAAAATGATGCTCGTTTAGCATATATCCGTCAGCATGTTTCTCAACTTCGTATTGTAGAACGAGAAAGTGAAACGCTTAAAGAACGTACACTTCGCTTGGCGAATGAACGCTTTCAAATTTGCCAACATCGTTACAACGAAAGTCTTGAAGAACATACAATACGTTTAACCAAACAACAACAATACCGTCAACATATTAATGCTGATATTACTACTTTTGAAAAAGAGATAAACTCATTTTGTGACAATGTATGTCAAATTTGTTCTAAAAGGTGCTATCCAAACCAGGTTCTAAAGTTTAAATTACCATCTCCAAAACCTGAATTTCTTCCCAATGAATTGATCGAAAAAGACCAGTTAGTGCTGTGTCATCGTTGCAAGAACCATATTATAAGTCGTAAAACGACCTCACCACCAAAGGCTTACTGGAATAATCTTTATCCCGGAGAAGTGCCGAATGTTTTGCAAGAGCTCACGCAATCTGAGCAACGACTACTGTCTCGTATAATACCATTCGTCAAGATCATTAAATTCAGCGGTTTATACGGCCAGTATGGTTTCAAAGGTCAAGCTATTCTTTTTGCACAAGACATCTTTGAAATTAGTGAGAAATTGCCACGTATGCTTCCCAGATCTCCAGATGATGCAGGAATCATCGTAATAACCGAGAGGCTTGAAAACTTAGACATCACACGGGAGTTTTCAATTTCTCGCGATCGAGTTTACGCTGCTCTGCAATGGCTTATCCGAAATAACCCATTATACTGTGACGTTGAAATTGATTATAACGTCGAACTTGATAATAGCGCGTTAGTTAGAGTGGCAGATGAAGTCATAGAAGCTGTCCACGTCGAGAATGAACAACCTACAGCATATGTTCAGTTGAACGATAATtcttcaattttaagagcatcaTGGAATCAAGCTaatgaaataatattcaaaaattttccaggaattCAGTGCTGTGCTATGGTTTTGGCCAACATCACAAAGGCCTCTATAATCTCCCCTCATTTgtggacaaaaaatattttagatatgaaCATGATTGAAGGCGACAACTTGTACAAAACAGTTCGCATTCTTACTGAACAAGGACACGAAGAAGCATTCGAAATAGTAAATGGTTTTTTattggttaaaaattttaatgtcatcaaacaCGGTGTAACCATTTTTGGCAGAAATTTTACATTGGAATACAACGATGAGCCACGTTTGTATGGAGTTCTCAATGATGCAGCGAACGAAGGGAATATTGGTTATACTTTACATGAAGCACTGTCAGAACTATTCCAAAATTATACAGCGGGTATTTTAATTTCATCGGGAAAGTCGTATGGTGTCATGTACTACAACAATATGTACTACTTTACAGATTCGCATTCATGTGGACCAAAAGGTGCAAGTGCCAGAGATGAATCAGGAAGAGCATGTGTGATTCAGTCACGTACACTACAAGAACTTGTACGTATTTGCAAAAGAGCGACTGGATCTCGTAACGTGCAATTTACAATTGACTAtatcaaagtaatttttgatgaatcagtagaaaatcaaaatattttggctgAAGAAGCAAATCATCCACAATTGCACAACTCCATTCAACCTCAAACTCAAGTACCTTCCTGTCCACTGGTGCTTCAAACATCTGTAATGGCACCGATAGACTGTGCTCAACCAGATGTTGAAGATGAACTCGAGTTGAACGAAAATATCAATGAAATCAGAAGAAAGACTCGTGATAACATTGTTAATATCGGACATGAGCTGAAAGCTGAAGAGTTAGCTTGGTTTTTCTTGTTTCCGTATGGCATAAATGGCTTTAAAACATCAAGAGCAGTCAGTATCACTGCATTAGATTACTTTCAAAGCCGAATTCTAGGCAATGATTTACGATTTCAACGCAATGATTATCTCTTTTATGCTTTATCGATGTTCGAATATGAACGAGTTAAATCTACCATATCTGCttgtacta
This portion of the Uloborus diversus isolate 005 unplaced genomic scaffold, Udiv.v.3.1 scaffold_825, whole genome shotgun sequence genome encodes:
- the LOC129233946 gene encoding trichohyalin-like, with translation KTFLTDTLNHQKEVTNNEKKETATQRKRRLEKARDKYAAKKLNEDVQSKRRKLVTERERSSQRRLNETPSERKVRLAANRLKNSQSRSIEISEERKARQERDRQRNSERRANESKQKRKARQERDRQRNSERRANESKQKRKARLAIEQQRSSKRRAEESEEQHETRLAIEQQRSSKRRAEESEEQHETRLAIEQQRSSKRRAEESEEQHNTRLAIEQQRSSKCRAEESKEQHEARLTIQQQRSSKCRAEESKEQHEARLAIQQQRNGMIEDVHLYLRNLRGSAAYWRGALNELVAQIKCLGPPTYFVTFSCNDLYWTDMKKALLIVDDRSDEDPNDLTLYRHSAL